In Solidesulfovibrio carbinoliphilus subsp. oakridgensis, the sequence CGGGGAAGTGTTTCCACAAGAGCCAAGGGTGTGTAGAATGGGACCGGAAAGGGTTTCCCGGCACCGCCTTCGGACCACAGCCTGTAGAAAAATGCCGTGGCCCGGGACGGAGCCGCCCGGCCACGACGCGCCGCAACAATCGGGAAGGATGGATACCGCTTGAACAACGACACGGAAAAAAAGGCCCACAACTGGACGCTCGCGCCGGGCGACGCGCCCGGGGCCGTCACCCTGGCCGGGGAGATCGATTTTTCCGTCACCCCGGCGGTGCGCGAGCGCCTTTTGGCGCTCGTCGGGGAGACGCCCGAAACCATCACCCTGGACATG encodes:
- a CDS encoding STAS domain-containing protein codes for the protein MNNDTEKKAHNWTLAPGDAPGAVTLAGEIDFSVTPAVRERLLALVGETPETITLDMADLSYIDSSGLALLIELRKHLAESGRKVAIRSLSPQVRKLFNLTQLGDLFGLPAG